The following are from one region of the Aspergillus luchuensis IFO 4308 DNA, chromosome 4, nearly complete sequence genome:
- the atfB gene encoding bZIP transcription factor atfB (COG:K;~EggNog:ENOG410PRBK;~InterPro:IPR004827;~PFAM:PF00170,PF07716;~go_function: GO:0003700 - DNA-binding transcription factor activity [Evidence IEA];~go_process: GO:0006355 - regulation of transcription, DNA-templated [Evidence IEA]): MATRASFGQPVVPGEAVVSNEAVMPGAVSAAPSHFTISNSYMATDILSMSYPAGDDQTLFGFSPVSPSLPSWSAKHDPQVFTNPGLERGLKNSHVRNGQPTPPPYDDKRLNSVDEFYSLSHLQSYDGAAVYSNPTPRASFSQPAASDARQPAPRRRKTNGTHNSSSPDADDKLSEKAKREKFLERNRVAASKCRQKKKRQTEDLREHFKRLSHQKDNLTRQIDALRSEILMFKNYLLEHAQCNDEAIQLHLSTMVKNITQQDSLGASALKTDLNALTPSSSSRATRSQDLSFGFDSPIQIPSKMGSLEPTPRRDSEQTLASDASFSFSTPNNDGFEDLLDV, from the coding sequence ATGGCGACTCGGGCCTCTTTCGGCCAGCCTGTTGTTCCTGGCGAGGCCGTCGTGTCCAACGAAGCGGTTATGCCTGGTGCCGTTAGCGCGGCTCCTTCTCACTTCACCATCTCTAATTCCTACATGGCGACCGACATCCTTTCCATGTCTTACCCGGCAGGGGACGATCAGACTCTCTTCGGTTTCAGCCCAGTTTCTCCTTCGCTACCGAGCTGGTCGGCGAAACATGACCCGCAGGTTTTCACCAATCCGGGTCTTGAGCGAGGCCTGAAGAACTCGCATGTGCGCAACGGTCAACCCACGCCCCCTCCATATGACGACAAGAGACTCAATTCGGTCGACGAATTCTATTCCTTGTCTCATCTCCAGTCGTACGACGGGGCTGCTGTCTATTCCAACCCAACTCCCCGTGCAAGCTTCAGTCAACCGGCTGCTTCGGACGCGCGTCAACCAGCGCCCAGGCGTCGCAAGACTAATGGCACACACAACTCGTCTTCCCCCGATGCCGATGACAAGCTGAGCGAGAAAGCGAAGCGTGAGAAATTCCTGGAGCGCAATCGGGTGGCAGCGAGCAAGTGtcgccagaagaagaagaggcagacGGAGGATCTCCGCGAGCACTTCAAGCGTCTCTCCCACCAGAAGGATAACCTGACCCGTCAAATTGACGCCCTACGTAGCGAGATCCTCATGTTCAAAAACTACTTACTCGAGCATGCCCAGTGCAATGATGAGGCTATTCAATTGCACCTCAGCACCATGGTGAAGAACATTACCCAGCAGGACTCACTCGGGGCGTCCGCCCTAAAAACGGACCTGAATGCTCTGACCCCGTCGAGCTCGAGTAGGGCGACCCGCTCGCAGGACCTCTCCTTTGGCTTTGATAGCCCCATTCAGATTCCCTCAAAGATGGGCTCCCTGGAACCCACTCCTCGCCGAGACTCAGAGCAGACCCTCGCAAGTGACgcgtccttctccttctcgactCCCAACAATGACGGCTTCGAGGATTTGCTCGATGTCTAG
- a CDS encoding sugar porter family MFS transporter (COG:G;~EggNog:ENOG410PMTI;~InterPro:IPR005829,IPR005828,IPR003663,IPR036259, IPR020846;~PFAM:PF00083,PF07690;~TransMembrane:12 (i32-56o76-95i107-124o130-154i166-184o196-219i288-310o322-348i355-375o395-416i437-455o467-487i);~go_component: GO:0016020 - membrane [Evidence IEA];~go_component: GO:0016021 - integral component of membrane [Evidence IEA];~go_function: GO:0022857 - transmembrane transporter activity [Evidence IEA];~go_process: GO:0055085 - transmembrane transport [Evidence IEA]), which translates to MRPYSELPQDADLHDPSHHDPPPSDSQSAFRLYWLTAIVCCGGLLFGYDSGVIGGVLTFESFHRSFRYTAADETRVSAIAVGVQQASALLGCLLIWPFTNHLGRRPAMAVCSLIFCTGVIFELLDTHSLSVFYVGRVICGLGIGGSATVIPIYLSEMSPTDKRARLGSCYQFAFTIGILVSYWIDYGMQFAPANALQWQIPFAVQLIPGALMGLGMLTLRESVRWLLSHDYDKNESKAWDSLTWIRSSNGPHVRAEYQQMKSSIERDAHATADFSPKELLSKSNSHRLALAVCLFIAQQSMGPTALAYFGPQFFALLVGNNAYLTLLLTGIFGGLKVIGCLIFIVWVADRFGRRPLLILGALAMSICMITTSVVVKSTNVPTPHPSTNDPSTTPTMTNSGLLTVSLIYLAIVFYNLSWGPLPWPCTAELFNTRIREPGVAIGVAAQWLSNFVWSFSTPYVLAGAKWATFLIFGILDASFAVFVWFFLPETRGRSLEEIDALFGDEEDKLHHDDSMSSALLVGEREQEHEIVGDYEQDGIISDDDAGAKTSEERVEV; encoded by the exons ATGAGGCCCTACTCCGAACTCCCCCAGGATGCTGATCTCCACGATCCCAGCCATCATGATCCACCGCCGTCCGACAGCCAGAGCGCCTTTCGCCTTTACTGGCTCACGGCCATCGTCTGCTGCGGcggccttctcttcggctATGACTCGGGTGTGATTG GCGGAGTTCTCACCTTCGAATCCTTCCATCGCTCCTTTCGGTATACCGCCGCCGATGAGACACGAGTGAGCGCTATTGCAGTCGGTGTCCAGCAAGCTTCTGCGCTACTTGGCTGCCTGCTTATATGGCCTTTCACAAACCACCTTGGCCGTCGCCCGGCCATGGCTGTCTGCTCTCTCATCTTCTGTACGGGGGTCATCTTCGAGCTGCTTGATACCCACTCGCTATCTGTCTTCTACGTGGGCCGCGTCATCTGCGGACTAGGGATCGGCGGCTCCGCAACCGTCATCCCCATCTATCTCTCGGAAATGAGTCCCACCGACAAGCGCGCCCGGCTCGGAAGCTGCTATCAATTCGCCTTCACCATCGGCATTCTCGTCTCTTATTGGATCGACTATGGCATGCAATTCGCTCCCGCCAATGCCCTACAATGGCAGATTCCATTCGCCGTGCAGCTGATTCCCGGCGCATTaatggggttggggatgctCACGCTCCGCGAAAGCGTGCGATGGCTCCTCTCCCACGACTACGACAAGAACGAGTCCAAAGCATGGGACAGCCTAACCTGGATCCGTTCATCGAACGGACCACACGTGCGCGCCGAGTACCAGCAAATGAAATCCAGCATCGAGCGTGACGCGCACGCAACCGCCGATTTCTCTCCGAAGGAGCTCCTCAGCAAATCCAACAGCCACCGACTCGCTCTAGCCGTCTGCCTATTCATAGCCCAACAATCCATGGGGCCAACGGCGCTTGCATACTTCGGTCCGCAATTCTTCGCCCTCCTAGTAGGCAACAACGCCTACCTGACCCTCCTCCTAACCGGTATCTTCGGCGGCCTCAAAGTAATCGGctgtctcatcttcatcgtatGGGTCGCCGACCGATTCGGCCGCCGACCACTACTCATCCTCGGCGCACTCGCCATGTCCATCTGCATGATAACCACCTCAGTGGTCGTAAAATCCACCAACgtccccaccccccacccctcCACAAATgacccctccaccacccccaccatgACCAACAGCGGCCTCCTCACCGTGTCCCTCATCTACCTCGCCATCGTCTTCTACAACCTCTCCTGGGGCCCCCTCCCCTGGCCCTGCACCGCCGAACTCTTCAACACCCGCATCCGCGAACCAGGCGTCGCCATCGGCGTCGCCGCGCAATGGCTCTCCAACTTCGTCTGGTCATTCTCGACCCCGTACGTCCTAGCCGGCGCCAAATGGGCCACCTTTTTGATCTTCGGCATCTTAGACGCCAGCTTCGCTGTCTTCGTCTGGTTCTTCTTACCGGAGACGCGCGGGAGATCTCTTGAAGAGATCGATGCGCTTttcggagatgaggaggataagCTCCATCATGATGATTCGATGTCATCTGCCCTGCTGGTCGGGGAACGGGAACAGGAACATGAGATAGTCGGGGACTATGAGCAGGATGGTATTAtatctgatgatgatgcggggGCGAAGACgagtgaggagagggtggaggtTTAG
- a CDS encoding Zn(II)2Cys6 transcription factor (COG:S;~EggNog:ENOG410PHDB;~InterPro:IPR036864,IPR021858,IPR001138;~PFAM:PF00172,PF11951;~TransMembrane:1 (o513-532i);~go_function: GO:0000981 - DNA-binding transcription factor activity, RNA polymerase II-specific [Evidence IEA];~go_function: GO:0008270 - zinc ion binding [Evidence IEA];~go_process: GO:0006355 - regulation of transcription, DNA-templated [Evidence IEA]) has translation MEAPRARGMGRSGPRRRTGCLTCRARKVRCDETKPTCANCTRLRLQCTYKSTIQAVIPRQRHNSQSSGTVVSAASAPTSTASTTPSDRPDVNFFHTVLCNDRLSASNSGSPQQAGPSSRPSQQHQQPLGADNITSFDILSFIGEITSDFQQKHLDLTTNGLAGFPAGSVPAAIANEELDQNERPISWDAGSVSVIHGDRSELGSASDTSGGSSSGHGRLTYEDRLLAHFVEGDPPPTIFGPVDLEWEYVRANVVAQSRDSRAVLHGIYCYAEIHEALVEGKAWKLASRYHQLACSEVQSCLLGEVEETLLKRAFTTVLLLMLAELLSTPDLWGSGTSFLHSAYLLLQRFHHRTKLWTGVSSVIVSWVSLLDVKALIAGRDGDPLIDLGSLSSKANTTSELAMEDKLFDNSSDEEPPKPAYLMREAITGPAFRFFLQTQQVIRRIVCIDLHHRSRGTVSDEFEVLQIAHQVGADLETLWNRRPRVLDVYSTPEDLFDTLQPAIAIEICRTFRQYIANFLAIFIYLHRVAFAIYPRTDRVHRAVDRIIQLATAEVESGSDQQHLPASFVWPLFVAGLEGSMEQRRWIVKEMQRITGSCSSRCQDPERIRGSSRTARHPHAGKALLLLEEMTRRQDASRTWADSRCVRRELFTDFFIMI, from the exons ATGGAG GCTCCTCGAGCTCGCGGAATGGGCCGATCAGGACCTCGACGCCGCACGGGCTGTCTGACCTGCCGGGCACGTAAAGTCCGTTGCGACGAGACCAAACCCACGTGTGCCAATTGCACGCGCCTGCGACTGCAATGCACCTACAAAAGCACCATTCAAGCGGTCATCCCGCGACAACGGCATAACAGTCAGAGCTCAGGCACAGTCGTGAGCGCAGCATCGGCCcccaccagcaccgccagcaccaccccATCCGACCGGCCAGACGTGAACTTCTTCCACACCGTCCTTTGCAATGACCGGCTTTCAGCATCAAATTCAGGATCCCCGCAGCAGGCGGGTCCGAGCAGTCGCCCTTCacagcaacaccagcaaCCCCTAGGTGCGGATAATATCACCTCGTTCGATATTCTCAGTTTCATCGGCGAGATCACCTCCGACTTTCAGCAGAAACACCTCGACTTGACCACGAATGGACTGGCGGGGTTCCCAGCGGGCTCGGTTCCGGCGGCGATCGCGAACGAGGAACTCGATCAGAATGAACGGCCGATCAGTTGGGACGCGGGCTCAGTTTCAGTCATTCACGGCGATCGTTCAGAGTTGGGGTCTGCTTCGGATACAagcggtggtagtagtagtggccATGGTCGGCTGACGTATGAGGATCGGTTGCTTGCACATTTCGTGGAGGGGGACCCGCCGCCTACGATATTTGGGCCGGTGGATTTGGAATGGGAGTATGTGCGTGCTAATGTTGTTGCGCAGTCGCGCGATAGTCGGGCGGTCTTACATGGGATTTACTGCTACGCGGAGATACATGAGGCGTTGGTTGAAGGGAAAGCGTGGAAATTGGCGTCGAGGTATCATCAGCTGGCGTGTTCAGAGGTGCAGTCGTGCTTGTTGGGCGAAGTGGAGGAGACGCTGCTGAAGAGGGCGTTTACTACGGTGTTATTGTTGATGCTGGCGGAG CTCCTTTCTACCCCTGATCTATGGGGCTCAGGAACGTCCTTTCTCCACTCCGCGTATCTCCTGCTGCAGCGGTTTCACCACCGAACCAAGTTGTGGACCGGTGTGAGCAGTGTTATTGTGTCGTGGGTGTCATTGCTGGATGTTAAAGCGCTGATAGCTGGCCGTGATGGCGATCCGCTGATTGATTTGGGCAGCCTTTCATCCAAGGCAAACACTACGTCTGAACTAGCCATGGAAGACAAATTGTTCGACAACAGCAGCGACGAGGAGCCACCGAAACCCGCATACCTTATGCGTGAAGCCATCACAGGCCCGGCCTTTCGCTTCTTCCTACAAACGCAACAGGTCATCCGACGAATTGTGTGCATTGACTTGCATCACCGCAGTCGCGGGACTGTCAGTGACGAGTTTGAGGTGCTTCAGATAGCACACCAGGTCGGGGCCGATCTCGAGACGCTCTGGAATCGGCGTCCACGCGTGCTGGACGTCTACAGTACGCCCGAGGACCTCTTCGATACTCTACAGCCTGCTATCGCGATCGAAATTTGCCGGACGTTCCGACAGTACATCGCCAACTTCCTAGCGATTTTTATCTACCTACACCGGGTCGCGTTCGCCATCTACCCTCGGACTGACCGAGTGCACCGCGCAGTGGATCGGATTATTCAGTTGGCAacggcggaggtggagtcTGGGAGCGACCAGCAACATCTGCCCGCCAGCTTTGTATGGCCGTTATTTGTGGCCGGTCTTGAGGGATCGATGgagcagagaagatggattGTGAAAGAGATGCAGCGGATCACGGGCAGCTGTAGTAGTCGCTGTCAGGATCCCGAGCGCATCCGTGGAAGCTCCCGTACGGCGCGACATCCGCATGCGGGGAAAGCATTGCtcctgctggaggagatgacGCGACGACAAGATGCGTCGCGCACCTGGGCGGACTCGCGGTGCGTGCGGCGGGAGCTATTTACTgatttcttcatcatgatcTAG
- a CDS encoding putative iron-regulated transporter (COG:P;~EggNog:ENOG410PFX2;~InterPro:IPR009716,IPR036259;~PFAM:PF06963;~TransMembrane:10 (i61-78o84-103i123-147o215-236i290-312o332-351i363-382o388-411i432-451o457-477i);~go_component: GO:0016021 - integral component of membrane [Evidence IEA];~go_function: GO:0005381 - iron ion transmembrane transporter activity [Evidence IEA];~go_process: GO:0034755 - iron ion transmembrane transport [Evidence IEA]) translates to MAESPLLHAHTEPRTSCDSQDPAEPFLPRLSAPGSPVPQNPARILFRLYISHFLSTWNSRMFEFGAVLFLATIFPGTLRYASVYALVRSLAAVVLSSWLGSVVDRANRLRAIRHSIIWQRLPVAASCACFTVLLAPSTTVFTSLVFAGTVLLACVEKLAATANCVAVERDWAIVVSDALDIPRQDLNASMRRIDLFCKLLAPVVISVVDGLSTKIAIWTVLVVNVSCVVVEYNAIAQVYTSIPELRRCQDGSSEIGGQSGLEPQDSDSTPTAARRIAQYSRRALAPWREYVASSVFLASLALSLLYLTVLSFGTTMVTYLLHTGFTPLQVSGMRIGAVIAELSGTWAAPFIMGRIGPIRSGLWFLNWQFVCLAAAVAAFAFLDNQSQVVAVSLIVGVALSRIGLWGFDLSVQFLVQEGVDERARARFSSTEMALQNIFELLSFATTIAFPLPEQFKYPVFISYGGIALAAICFATYVRKERGHLLHTSKCFGGDKKRIVPDPQDIIIRNA, encoded by the exons ATGGCAGAATCACCTTTACTCCACGCTCACACAGAGCCCCGAACATCTTGCGATTCGCAAGACCCGGCAGAGCCATTTCTACCCCGACTATCGGCCCCCGGGTCCCCAGTGCCTCAGAACCCAGCCCGAATACTGTTTCGGTTGTATATTTCCCATTTTCTCTCAACATGGAACTCGCGGATGTTTGAGTTTGGGGCTGTCTTGTTCCTGGCCACTATCTTCCCGGGAACATTGCGGTATGCTTCGGTGTATGCTTTGGTACGATCGCTGGCTGCGGTGGTCCTGTCCTCGTGGTTGGGATCGGTGGTGGACCGGGCGAATAGGTTGAGAGCGATTCGGCATTCCATTA TTTGGCAGAGACTCCCTGTGGCTGCTTCCTGCGCGTGCTTTACGGTTCTCCTGGCGCCGTCTACTACGGTGTTTACCTCGCTTGTGTTTGCGGGCACAGTTTTGCTGGCTTGCGTGGAGAAGCTCGCTGCTACTGCGAActgtgttgctgttgagaGAGATTGG GCCATTGTTGTGTCGGATGCTTTGGATATCCCTCGACAAG ACCTTAATGCGTCTATGAGACGGATAGATCTGTTTTGCAAACTCTTAGCTCCGGTGGTCATCTCCGTGGTTGATGGGTTGTCCACGAAGATAGCTATATGGACGGTCTTGGTTGTGAATGTTTCCTGTGTCGTCGTTGAGTACAATGCAATTGCTCAG GTGTATACGTCCATTCCCGAACTTAGGCGTTGTCAGGATGGAAGCAGTGAGATCGGAGGTCAATCTGGGCTCGAGCCACAGGATAGCGACAGTACTCCGACCGCAGCTCGTCGGATAGCGCAGTATAGCAGAAGGGCTCTTGCTCCGTGGCGAGAGTATGTGGCTAGCTCTGTATTCCTGGCGTCTCTTGCTTTGAGCTTACTTTACCTCACGGTGCTCTCCTTTGGCACTACCATGGTAACATATCTGCTACACACCGGGTTCACTCCGCTGCAGGTCAGCGGGATGAGGATCGGAGCTGTCATTGCAGAGCTGTCGGGGACATGGGCAGCCCCCTTTATTATGGGCAGGATTGGGCCTATCCGGTCAGGCCTGTGGTTCCTCAACTGGCAGTTTGTCTGTCTGGCGGCTGCCGTGGCGGCCTTTGCTTTCCTCGACAATCAGTCTCAAGTGGTTGCCGTGAGCCTGATTGTCGGCGTAGCCCTCAGTCGAATCGGACTCTGGGGCTTTGATCTGTCGGTGCAATTCCTAGTTCAAGAG GGTGTGGACGAACGTGCTCGCGCGCGGTTCTCATCGACAGAAATGGCTCTCCAAAACATCTTCGAGCTCCTGTCTTTTGCGACGACCATTGCATTCCCTCTTCCCGAACAATTCAAGTACCCAGTATTCATCAGTTATGGGGGCATTGCGCTGGCTGCTATATGTTTCGCGACGTATGTGCGGAAGGAACGGGGACACTTGCTGCATACATCCAAGTGTTTTGGGGGAGACAAGAAACGGATCGTCCCTGACCCGcaggatatcatcatccgaaACGCATGA
- a CDS encoding mitochondrial 37S ribosomal protein mS47 (BUSCO:EOG0926213Q;~COG:I;~EggNog:ENOG410PFPY;~InterPro:IPR029045,IPR032259,IPR018376;~PFAM:PF16113,PF00378;~go_function: GO:0003824 - catalytic activity [Evidence IEA];~go_function: GO:0003860 - 3-hydroxyisobutyryl-CoA hydrolase activity [Evidence IEA]): protein MPLRAKVTNPAFGATASMSTAPIPKELPGDEPDDVLFHSHYGVRLIELNRPKKLNSLNGSMVRKIVPRLKEWEKSDLANVIMLSGAGSKALCAGGDVAALALQNEKGPEGQQASSDFFADEYRLDHLIATYQKPFVSVMDGITMGGGVGLSVHAPFRIATERTVFAMPETTIGFFPDVGGSFFLSRLDGQLGTYLALTSERLHGVQALYAGVATHYLHSSALANLTARLSELVFRDYSTFQERLALVNKTMAEFSTGVPSVREEPIQLAGKLRSAIDRCFQYNTVEEIIQALQKETEMKSWAEKTLETLSARSPTSLKVALRQLRVGREWTISETFQREHAIASKFMRHPDFVEGVKARLMSKPPRQATWQPATLEEVSTETVDKFFEISESESGPESRLSLYHYKSPYTQYPYKFGLPSESRIEAFVRHRGRKEKVTLNDIVANFDSKEGVKEKAAEVLARRTVQGEDGLEWVN, encoded by the exons ATGCCTCTCCGTGCCAAAGTCACCAACCCAGCATTCGGGGCCACTGCTAGT ATGTCTACGGCACCTATTCCCAAAGAACTCCCCGGAGACGAGCCCGACGATGTCCTGTTCCACTCCCACTACGGTGTGCGCTTGATTGAGCTCAACCGTCCCAAGAAGCTCAATTCCCTGAACGGCTCGATGGTCCGGAAGATTGTGCCTCGACTAAAG GAATGGGAAAAGTCCGATCTGGCCAATGTCATCATGCTCTCTGGCGCTGGCTCGAAAGCTCTGTGCGCCGGAGGAGATGTGGCTGCCCTGGCTCTGCAGAACGAAAAGGGCCCCGAGGGCCAGCAGGCCTCGTCCGACTTCTTCGCCGACGAATATCGTCTCGATCACCTCATCGCGACTTACCAGAAGCCCTTCGTCTCCGTGATGGACGGTATCACCATGGGCGGCGGTGTCGGTCTCAGTGTCCACGCTCCCTTCCGGATCGCCACTGAACGCACTGTGTTTGCCATGCCCGAGACCACCATTGGATTCTTCCCGGATGTTGGCGGctccttcttcctgtccCGTCTCGATGGACAGCTCGGAACATACCTGGCCCTTACCTCGGAGCGACTTCACGGCGTTCAAGCTCTGTATGCTGGTGTTGCCACGCACTACTTGCACTCCAGCGCGCTGGCCAACCTGACGGCTCGTCTGTCTGAGCTCGTTTTCCGTGACTACTCCACATTCCAGGAACGTCTCGCTCTTGTCAACAAAACCATGGCCGAATTCTCGACGGGTGTGCCGTCCGTCCGCGAGGAGCCTATCCAATTGGCTGGCAAGCTGCGCAGCGCTATTGACCGCTGCTTCCAGTACAAcacggtggaggagatcatcCAGGCGCTGCAGAAGGAAACAGAGATGAAGTCGTGGGCTGAGAAGACCCTGGAGACCCTGTCGGCGCGGTCACCCACCTCGCTCAAGGTTGCCCTGCGCCAGCTGCGTGTCGGCCGCGAGTGGACCATCTCCGAGACCTTCCAGCGTGAGCACGCCATCGCCTCCAAGTTCATGAGACACCCCGACTTTGTGGAGGGCGTGAAGGCCCGCCTCATGTCGAAGCCTCCCCGCCAGGCCACCTGGCAGCCGGCGACTCTGGAGGAGGTCTCGACCGAGACCGTCGACAAATTCTTCGAGATTTCTGAGTCTGAGTCGGGGCCTGAATCCCGGTTGAGTCTCTACCACTACAAGTCCCCGTACACCCAATATCCCTACAAGTTCGGGTTGCCTAGCGAAAGCAGAATCGAGGCTTTCGTGCGTCACCgtggaagaaaggagaaggtgacCCTCAACGATATTGTTGCGAACTTTGACAGCAAAGAGGgtgtgaaggagaaggccgctGAAGTCCTGGCCAGACGGACTGTCCAGGGCGAGGATGGTCTTGAATGGGTGAACTGA
- the YML6 gene encoding mitochondrial 54S ribosomal protein uL4m (BUSCO:EOG09264NNY;~COG:J;~EggNog:ENOG410PNBG;~InterPro:IPR002136,IPR013005,IPR023574;~PFAM:PF00573;~go_component: GO:0005840 - ribosome [Evidence IEA];~go_function: GO:0003735 - structural constituent of ribosome [Evidence IEA];~go_process: GO:0006412 - translation [Evidence IEA]), translated as MPGSDALRALKLLSRSSGGLLSGAETTTQRCLTKSFSRSMATEAQSPVDNLTREVPKPVWNPEPVKATLYSFPSMEPLRFVEYPRNHLLMPLRKDILHRAVVYEGDMTRQGTASTKWRDDVHGSGRKLHAQKGTGRARVGDKKSPIRRGGGVAFGPHPRDFSTELPQKIYDQAWRIALSYRYKRGQLIIVDNEISLPEGATPHIVEEIFKVNCWGRHYGRSTLITDQPKEELFETVRQVGEHAKILDRRDVDVKDLLETGRLIIEKQALDRILSQHSKDLKNKPAKALY; from the exons ATGCCTGGAAGTGACGCTCTTCGCGCACTCAAGTTGCTCTCTCGCAGCTCAGGGGGTCTCCTCTCGGGCGCTGAGACGACCACG CAACGATGCCTGACGAAGTCCTTCTCCCGCTCGATGGCCACCGAGGCCCAGTCCCCCGTTGACAACCTTACGAGGGAGGTTCCCAAGCCCGTGTGGAATCCCGAACCCGTCAAGGCTACCCTCTACTCATTCCCCTCGATGGAGCCTCTGCGCTTCGTTGAGTATCCTCGCAACCACCTCCTGATGCCGCTACGCAAAGACATTCTGCACCGAGCCGTTGTTTACGAGGGTGACATGACCCGACAAGGTACCGCAAGCACCAAGTGGAGAGATGATGTGCATGGAAGTGGTAGGAAGTTGCATGCGCAGAAGGGTACTGGCCGGGCCCGTGTTGGCGACAAGAAATCCCCGATCCGGAGAGGTGGAGGTGTTGCTTTTGGTCCTCACCCCCGCGACTTCTCTACGGAGCTCCCTCAGAAGATCTACGACCAGGCGTGGCGGATAGCCCTCAGTTACCGCTACAAGCGCGGCCAATTGATCATTGTCGACAACGAGATCAGCCTTCCGGAGGGCGCCACTCCCCATATCGTTGAGGAGATTTTCAAGGTCAACTGCTGGGGCCGGCACTATGGACGGTCAACATTGATTACGGACCAGCCGAAGGAGGAGCTGTTCGAGACCGTGCGTCAAGTGGGTGAACATGCGAAGATCCTGGACCGCCGTGACGTGGACGTGAAGGACCTGTTGGAGACTGGACGCTTGATTATCGAGAAGCAAGCGCTGGACCGCATTCTGTCTCAGCATTCCAAGGATCTGAAGAACAAGCCGGCCAAGGCTTTGTACTAA